ATGTAATAAATAATCCACCTGACTTCACAACTCTCGCTGCATCTTCAGGGAATAATAGAATAATTTCTGCTAATAAGTTAGCTACGATTAAATCAACAGGACCTTCAATGCCTTCTAAAAGACTATTTTGTCCAACAGACACGATATCATCTGTTTTATTTAAACGTACATTCATTTCTGCACTTTCAACTGCAACCGGATCTAAATCATACGCTTGAACAGAAGACGCACCTAATTTTGCTGCTGCAATACTAAGTACACCAGAACCTGTTCCTACATCAATGACAGTGTCACCTGGCTGAACTGTTTTCTCTAAAGCACGAATACACATCGTTGTTGTTGGATGAGTTCCTGTTCCAAACGCCATACCTGGATCTAATTCAATAATTTTTTCTTCCGGAGAAGACGGTGTATATTCTTCCCACGTCGGCACAATTGTGAATGTATCAGAAATTTGTACTGGATGGTAATATTTTTTCCAAGCAGTAGCCCAATCTTCTTCATTGACTTCGTTAACGGTAATATTTCCAGTACCAATTTCGATGTCGTAAGATGGAAGCACATCAATAGATGATTTTACACCTGCAATCGTTTCATGTAAAGAATCCGTTTGCGGGAAATATGCTTTTATTAATACACCTTCCGCCGGATATTCATCTGGGTTCAATGCATAAATTTCACCGTATTGTTGCTCGCGCTCTTTCGTCAACTCTGCTGGATCCTCAATCGCAACTCCACTAGCACCAGCTTCATGTAAAATATGAGAGACAGCTTCTACTGCTTCTTCTGTTGTATGAATACTAATTTCTGACCATTTCACAATTTACCAACTCCATTTTTTATTTCCATTATTCCCCTTTGAAAGCACGTTTAAGCTTTCCAAATAAACTATCATCCTGCTCTTCTTGTCCCGCAAATTCACGCAATAAATCTTTTTGATGTGAAGTTAATTTCGTCGGTACAACAACACGAACGACTACATATTGATCTCCTTGACCGTATCCACGTACGTTCGGAGCACCTTTCCCTTTTAAGCGAAATTCTGTTCCTGTTTGTGTGCCTGCTGGAATTTTCAGCTTCACTTTCCCATGAACAGTAGGAACTTCCACTTCAGCACCAAGTGCCATTTGCGCGAATGTTAATGGCATTTCGCAAATAATGTGATCTCCTTCACGTTCAAAGAATTCATGATCTCTTACATGAACAACAACATATAAATCTCCTGCCGGTCCGCCATTTACGCCCGCTTCACCTTTTCCAGATACACGGATTTGTTGACCATTATCGATACCTGCTGGAATTTTAACGTTGATTTTTTTACGTTTACGTACTTTACCAGAACCGTGGCATGTCGTACATTTTTCTTTAATCATTTGACCAGTTCCTGAACAATGACCACAAGCTTGACGGTTTACGATACGACCAAATGGTGTATTTTGTTCTACACTTACTTGCCCTGATCCTGAGCAATGTTTACATGTTTCTTTTGAAGTTCCTGGTTTTGCCCCGCTACCTTTACAAGTATCACATGGATCTTCTACTGGAATCTCGACATTTAATTCTTTACCAAAAATAGCTTCTTCAAAATCTAAAGTGACTTGATATTGTAAGTCAGCACCTTGGCGCGGAGCATTTGGATCACGACGTCTGCCGCCACCGCCGCCAAAGAATGAACTAAAGATATCTTCAAAACCGAAACCACCGCCGAAGTCTCCTCCGCCGCCAAAGCCACCGAAGCCTTGATTAGCACCAGCATGACCAAATTGATCATATTGCGCGCGCTTTTGATCGTCGCTTAACACTTCGTATGCTTCTTGTACTTCTTTAAACTTTTCAATTGCATTTTCTTCTTTACTTACGTCTGGATGGTATTTTTTAGCCAAACGACGATACGCTTTTTTTATTTCATCTTTTGAAGCACCCTTGCTAAGTCCAAGGACCTCATAATAGTCTCGTTTACTCATAAATTTACAACCCCCGAATCTTTCACATAAACGTAATTTTAACACCGAAAGAAAGTGCTTTGCAACAAAGTTTCCTCACTTACAGTATGCAAAGTAAAAAACTTAAGAACCTCACACTTTTCTTCTCATTCGTGAAAAAAGCCAAAGTCAAGGCACGCTTGACTTTGACTTTTTGTCATCTTACTTATTATGTTTACAGTTGAATTACTTGTCTTCTTTTACTTCTTCAAACTCAGCGTCAACTACATTGTCTTTCTTAGCGCCAGCATCTTGTGCTCCTTGCGCACCTTCTGCTTGCCCTGCAGCAGCTTGAGCTTGCTCGTATAATTTAACAGTTAATTGTTGTACGATTTCTTGTAAAGCGTCTTTTTTCGCACGGATTTCCTCAAGCTCGTTCTTTTCGATCGCAGCTTGTAATGCTTCTTTCGCTTCTGTTGCTTTCGTAACTTCAGCAGCATCCACTTTACCTTCTAAGTCTTTTACAACTTTATCTGTTTGGAATACAAGTTGGTCAGCTTCGTTACGAAGTTCAACTTCTTCCTTACGTTTTTGATCAGCGTCAGCGTTTGCTTCTGCTTCTTTTACCATACGATCTACTTCTTCATCAGAAAGACCTGAAGAAGATTGGATTGTAATAGCTTGTTCTTTGCTTGTTCCTAGATCTTTCGCACGTACGTTAACGATACCGTTCGCATCAATATCGAATGTTACTTCGATTTGTGGAATACCACGTGGTGCTGGTGGGATATCTGTTAATTGGAAACGTCCTAACGTTTTGTTGTCAGCTGACATTGGACGCTCACCTTGTAATACATGAATATCTACTGCTGGTTGGTTATCAGCAGCTGTTGAGAATACTTGTGACTTACTTGTTGGAATTGTAGTGTTGCGCTCAATTAATTTCGTGAACACGCCACCCATAGTTTCAATACCTAAAGAAAGTGGAGTTACGTCTAATAATAGTACGCCTTCTACATCACCAGTAAGTACGCCACCTTGAACTGCAGCACCTAATGCTACAACTTCATCAGGGTTTACACCTTTATATGGTTCTTTACCAGTTTCACGTTTAATAGCTTCTTGTACAGCTGGGATACGAGTAGAACCACCAACAAGGATAACGCGATCTAATTCACTTGCAGATAGACCAGCATCTTTTAAAGCACGACGAGTTGGCTCTAATGTTCTTTCAACAAGGTTTGCTGAAAGCTCTTCGAATTTCGCTCTTGTTAATGTTAATTCTAAATGTAATGGACCAGCAGCTCCAGCACTAATGAATGGTAATGAAATTTGTGTTTGTGTTACACCTGAAAGATCTTTTTTCGCTTTTTCAGCTGCATCTTTCAAACGTTGAAGTGCCATTTTATCTTGGCTTAAATCAATGTTATTTTCTTTTTTGAACTCAGCCACTAAGTGATCGATGATAACTTGGTCAAAGTCATCTCCACCAAGACGGTTGTCACCAGCAGTTGAAATAACTTCGAACGTTCCATCTGCTAACTCAAGGATAGATACGTCAAATGTACCGCCACCTAAGTCATATACTAAGATTTTTTGCTCTTCATCTTGTTTTTCTAAACCGTAAGCAAGGGCTGCTGCTGTTGGTTCGTTAATGATACGCTCAACTTCTAAACCGGCGATACGACCAGCATCTTTTGTTGCTTGACGTTCTGCATCGTTGAAGTATGCAGGTACTGTAATAACAGCTTTCGTTACTGTTTCACCTAAGTATGCTTCAGCAGAAGCTTTTAAGTTTTGTAAAATGATTGCAGAAATTTCTTGAGGTGTATATTCTTTACCTTCGATTTCTACTTTGTAGTCTGTACCCATATGACGTTTAACAGACATGATTGTATTTGGGTTTGTAATTGCTTGACGCTTTGCTACTTCCCCAACTTGACGTTCTTCATTTTTGAAAGCTACAACAGAAGGTGTTGTACGGTTTCCTTCTGGATTTGGGATAACCTTTGGTTCTCCACCTTCCATAACAGCTACACAAGAGTTTGTTGTACCTAAGTCAATACCGATAATTTTACTCATGGCGAATCCTCCTACTTTTATGTAAATTATTGATTTACTTTTACCATCGATGGGCGAATTACACGGTCTTTTAATTTATAACCTTTTTGGAATTCTTCCACAACCGCGTTTGATTCAAATTCGCTGTCTTCTACTTGCATAACAGCTTGGTGTTCATGAGGATCAAACTGTTTACCAACAGCTTCAATCGCTTCTACACCTTCTTTTGTCATCGCTTCTAACAATTGACGATATACCATTTCCATCCCTTGTAATAAGGACTTCATTTGCTCATCAGTTGCTTCCACTTGCATCGCTCTTTCAAAATTATCAAGAGCTGGCAAAATATCTGAAACAAGACTTTGTGCTCTATATTTTTCAGCAGCCTGTTTATCCATTTGAACACGGCGCTTATAATTTTCAAAATCTGCTTGTAGACGTAGCATACGGCCTTCTGTTTCCGTCAGTTTCGCTTGCAATTCATCTACCTTTTCTTGTAAAAGAGCAGCCTCACTTTTTTCTTCAACAGTTTCTTCGCTGTTTTCAGATGTTACGGCTTCTTCAACTTTTGCTTCTTTTACTTCTTCTTTCATTTCTTCTACAACTTGTTCGTTACGCTCTTCCACAATTTTCACCTCCTTAAAAGGTATTAGGTATCATGCATAGCATGATTACCTAAGCATAGTTATATATTACACACAGCGATGTATTGTTCATCACTTGAGCGCATGTATTCTTCTTTATTTTTTTAGTCCATCTGTAATTTGCCTTGTAAATAACTGTAACAAACTAATTACCCGAGAGTATTGCATTCTTGTCGGACCTAAAATAGCAATTGTTCCAAGCTGTTCTTCTCCAATCGAATATGTTGCAGAAATTAAACTACAATCTTCCATGGCTGTCGCAGAGTTTTCCCTACCAATTTTCACTTGAATACCTACTTGTTTATGACGCAAAATGTCATAAAACTCAGCTTCATTATCAATCATCGTCAGCAAGGATCTTACTTTGTGAATGTCATGGAACTCTGGTTGCGAAAGCATATTTGCTTTTCCCCCAAAGTATATCTTTTCCGATAAAGGAACTTGAAATGTACCATCTAACATTTTTATTGCACTATCGTAGTTATGAACATACCCGCGCAATACCGTAACAATCTCTTTAAAGATTTTATTATGGAGTTCCAACATTGGTACGCCTGATAGCTTTTCATTTAAAATATTAACCATTTTTTCTAAATCTGATAAATCAACAGATTCCGGAACGGTAATCGTTTTGCTTTGTACATGCCCTGTATCCGTTACAATAATAGCGACTGCAGTTTGACGATCAAGCGGTACAATTTGTACGTTTTTAAGTTTATTTGTGCTTAACTTCGGTCCAAGAACAATGGCCGTATAATTCGTAAGCTCTGATAAAATTTGAGCCGATTGCTGCGCAATCTTTTCCGCTTCAAAAATTCTTTCAGCAAATAAATCTTTAATTTGTACAATTTCATCGTTCGGTAAGTTTTGCGGCGCTAAAAGATGATCTACATAAAATCGGTATCCTTTTTCAGAAGGAACACGTCCAGAAGAACTATGTGTTTTTTCAATAAATCCTAGTTCCTCTAAATCAGCCATTTCATTTCGAATAGTAGCTGAACTAAATGTAATTTCATCTTTCTTAGCCAGCGTCCTTGACCCAACAGGTTGCGCTGATCCAATAAAGTCATCAATAATTGTTTGTAAAATTAAGAGCTGACGTTCCGTAAGCATCTCATCATCACCTCTGTTAGCACTCTTTGTCTTCGAGTGCTAAATCTATTAATAACTTACCAAAATTGACATTCAATTGTCAACGGAAACGTCACGAAATAATGAAACTTTTTCACGTTAATGGAATATTTAATTAGTCAATCAAAAATGATTGGAATACTTCATTCCCTAATAATTTTCCTTTTCGTGTTAAACGAACATATCCATCGCTCTCTTCAAGCAATCCTTGTTCTTGGTTGTTTTGTAACTGCTTCGCGAAAACTTGATCCATCTCCATATTAAATTTCTTTTGAAACGCTATTTTAGATACACCTTTTGTTTTTCGAAGCCCTAAGAACAACTCTTCTTCCATTCTTTCTTTCTCCGTCACCACGTGAACATCTAAATACGGAAATCCGGTTTCATCAATTTTATTGAAGTATTGCTTGAGCGGTCCCACATTTTGAATACGTTCTCCATTTACATAACTATGCGCCCCAGCTCCAAATCCATAATACTCTTCATTATTCCAGTATGTGAGATTATGTCTACTTTCATTATCACCTTTTGAGAAATTACTAATTTCATACTGGCTATAGCCATGTTTCTCCATTTCATCCATTACCATTTCGTACATTTTCGCTTCATGGTCTTCACCTGGAAGTCTTAATTTCCCTTTATTCATTAAGTTATAAAATACCGTTTTCGGTTCCACAATTAATGAATATGCCGAGAAATGTTGTACACCAAGCGTAAAAGCAATGTCTAATGTTTCTTTTACATCTTCTATCGTCTGCCCTGGCAGAGCATAAATAATATCTACATTTATATTTTTAAAGCCTACTTCCTGCGCTTCTCTAATTGCTACAAACGCATCTTCTCTCGTATGCTTACGTCCAATTTTCTCAAGCAATTCATCTCGAAATGTTTGCACACCAAAACTAATTCGGTTTACTCCACCTTCTAGTAACACATTTAACTTCTCTTTCGGCAAATCACCCGGGTTCGCTTCAAATGTTAATTCACAATTCGGGGCAAACGGACGTAAACGACGATTTATAATATCTAATAATTTCTTTGTTTGCTCCATGTTTAATGCTGTCGGAGTTCCTCCACCAACAAAAATCGTTTTCATACTATCAAACGGTACTTTTTGAACTGTATTTATAATTTCTTTCTCTAAATACTCTAAATATTGATCGACTGGCTGGCGTTCAATAAACACTTTATTAAAATCACAATAGTGACAAATATGCTGACAAAACGGAATATGAATATATGCAGCTTGCACCAAAAATAACTCCTACCTTTCTAAAAAGAAAACCTCCGCGCTCGGGAGGCTTCCTTTACTTCTCTAACGTATTACGAATTTGTTCCATTCGCATTTTTCCCCAATCATACATCATTTCAACGATTGGTAAAAGCGACATGCCTAATTCGGTCATATAATATTCCACTCGCGGAGGAATCTCTGGGTATACCGTTCGATCAACAATCCCATCTTCCATTAACTCTTTTAATTGGTTTGACAAAACTTTATGAGAAATGCTTGGAAATAATCGTTGTAATTCACTAAAACGATGAGGCCCTTCCACACCAAGATGCCACAATATTACAACTTTCCACTTTCCACTAATAATAGAAAGCGTCAATTCCTTTTCACAATTAAAATTGCCATTTTGTATTTTTTCTTGAATATCTTTTCGAATATTTTCGGACATTAACAAACTCCTAACTCTATATGAATTAAAAAGCTCTCTCACTATTGTAATTGAGAGAAGCTACGTTGTCTAAAAAGTAATGATATAAAAAAGAAGCCGTATAAAACGACTTCTTTTTTATATCAATTCACATGAAATAACAATCAATTATTAGTTGTCATCCATTTTCAGTACAGCCATGAATGCTTCTTGCGGTACTTCTACAGAACCAACAGACTTCATACGCTTTTTACCCTCTTTTTGCTTATCAAGAAGTTTACGCTTACGAGAAATGTCACCACCGTAACATTTCGCAAGTACGTTTTTACGCATCGCTTTAATTGTAGAACGGGCTACAACTTTGTTTCCGATCGTCGCTTGAATTGGTACTTCGAACTGCTGTCTTGGAATTAAATCTTTTAATTTTTCTACAATCACTTTACCACGGTCATACGCTGAATCACGGTGTACGATAAATGATAGGGCATCGACTTGTTCATTATTTAAAAGAATATCCATTTTCACAAGCTTAGATGGTTTGTAGCCAATTAACTCGTAATCAAATGATGCATATCCTTTTGTGTTTGATTTCAATTGATCGAAGAAATCATATACGATTTCTGATAACGGGATTTCATATGTTAATGTAACACGTGTTTCATCTAAATATTGCATATCAATAAACGTTCCACGTTTACCTTGGCAAATTTCCATTACAGCTCCAACATAGTCATTTGGAACCATAATTGAAGCCTTCACAAACGGCTCTTCTACACGATCGATAGACTGTGGATCTGGCATATTAGATGGGTTATCAACAATAACATCTTCACCATTTGTTAAATAAACTTTATAAATAACGCTTGGCGCCGTTGTAATTAAGTCAATTTTAAATTCACGTTCAATACGCTCTTGAATGATTTCCATGTGAAGAAGTCCTAAGAAACCACAACGGAAACCAAATCCTAGCGCTTGAGATGTTTCTGGTTCAAACTCAAGAGCAGAATCATTTAACTCTAATTTTTCTAACGCATCACGTAAATCATTGTAACGTGCAGAATCAATCGGATATAAACCACAGAATACCATTGGGTTTAATTTACGGTAACCTGCTAACGGCTCTGCCGCTGGACGTTTCGCGTGTGTAATCGTATCACCAACGCGTGTGTCACCAACATTTTTAATCGATGCTGCTAAGAAACCTACATCACCTACTGTTAACTCATCACGTTGCGTAGTTTTCGGTGTGAATACACCTACTTCTGTTACTTCAAACTCTTTTCCAGTTGCCATCATACGTACTTTATCGCCAACTTTTACTGTTCCGTTAACAACACGAATATATGCAATTACACCGCGGTATGGATCATATAAAGAGTCAAAAATCATACATTGTAACGGCTCTTCTGAATCTCCTGTTGGTGCTGGTACTTTTTCAACGATTTGTTCTAAAATCTCTTCGATACCAATCCCAGCTTTTGCAGAAGCAAGTACAGCTTCTGATGCATCTAAACCGATTACATCTTCTACCTCTTGGCGTACACGCTCTGGGTCTGCACTTGGTAAGTCGATTTTATTAATAACTGGTAAAATCTCTAAATTGTTATCAAGCGCTAAGTATACGTTTGCTAACGTTTGCGCTTCAATACCTTGCGCTGCATCTACTACAAGAATCGCACCTTCACAAGCCGCTAAACTACGAGATACTTCGTACGTAAAGTCGACGTGTCCTGGTGTATCAATTAAGTGAAGAATATATTCTTCACCGTCTTTTGCTTTATAGTTTAACTGTACTGCGTTTAATTTAATTGTAATACCACGCTCACGCTCTAAATCCATAGAGTCAAGCAACTGAGCTTTCATTTCACGTTGTGTTAACGCGTTTGTTTTCTCTAAAATACGGTCTGCTAACGTTGACTTTCCGTGGTCAATATGAGCAATGATAGAGAAGTTACGAATTTTGGACTGTCTTTTTGCTCTTTCTTCTTTGTTCATCTATGTTCTCAACTCCTAATAGTCTCGCCAATATACACTAGCACTGATTATATCAATAGAGCAGCAAAGATTCAATGAAAACTCGTGCTGCTTACAATACAAATCATTCTATCTATATCTTATGCGAACAAACCATAAGAGACAAACCTTTTTCAAATTAAAAAACGGCTGTCTTACAAATCTGTAAAACAACCGTCCCCCGTTTGACTCTTAACTAAAAATTTCTCTTACTTTCCCGACAACTATGTCTGTTCCAAACTTTGTTATTTCATAGGCGACACTTGCTATCGCCATACCCATTCCTTCTACAACATTAAAACTTCTTAAGCTTTCTAATTGTTTTTGTTTTTCAGTAGCGGAAAACGAACCCTCCAAAATTTCTGATTCAGCAGCCTCACCTTTTGTTCCTGTCATATGTGCGATTTGTTCATACGACATTTGCTGATAACCTTTCATACTTTTCAAACCGTAATTAGCAAGTGCCACCCCTGCTATCATCATAAGTAAGCATATGGCCGCACTACATATACATAAAAGCGAAAAGCGACTTAAAGGATTATCCTCTCTTCCCATCAATGTGTGTATGCTCCTGTATTATCTTGGTCAATTTGATGATGCAGTGCTGCATTTAAACCACTTGCTATTACATTTGCCATATCCTCTATAAAGGCATCCACTTCTTTCGGAGTCACCATTAAATTATGGCCTAGAGGAGATAACACTTCATAAATTAATTTCCTCTTCTCTTCATCCTCCAGTGTACCTACAGCACCTAAAAACATATTTCGGCTCTTTTCATCCGGCATATCTTCTTCTGTTAATTTTTTCTTTTCTCCAAATGAAAAACCAGCCGGCAACAAAGATCGGGAAGGTTTGTTACCTTCTTTCATCTCCCGGCCAAAATGTTTCAAAATAAAATCAATTGTATCGCTTGTAATCGAAACGGCATCCACCACAGTCGGAACACCAATTGCGATAACAGGAATTCCTAATGTTTCTTTACTGAGTTCCTTACGTTTATTCCCAACACCCGATCCCGGATGAATTCCTGTATCAGAAATTTGTATCGTACTATTTACCCTTTCAATCGAACGAGCAGCTAATGCATCAATTGCAATAACAAAGTCTGGCTTTGTCTTCTCAATGATTCCATAAATGACATCGCTCGTTTCAATTCCTGTAATTCCCATTACCCCCGGCCGAATCGCACTAACAGGCCTAAATCCTTCTTCTACACTTTCAGGCTGCAATTGAAACAAATGTCTCGTTACTAATACATTTTCTACAACTATTGGTCCAAGCGCATCGGGCGTTACATTCCAATTTCCAAGACCAACAATTAAACAACTCGCTTCTTTCGTAACGCCAACCTCTTCTAAGAAATACGAAAATTCTTTTGCAAAAATACGCTCTACTTTTTGTTGTAGCTCTGTATCTTGTTGACGTATACCTTGTACTTCAAGCGTTAAATAATTTCCAGGTTTTTTACCCATCGATTCAGAGGCAACTTCATCAATCGTTACTTTCGTAATGGTAATACCTTCTTCTTCCCTCTCTTTTACAATAACTCCTTGTATTCCTTGTTGCTCTTCTTGACGCTCTTGCAACATTTGATGTGCCTCTACAGCAAGGTCCGTTCTAACACTATACTTACTTAAATCTAATGGTTCTTTCATCGTATCTCCTCCGTAATTCATAGTAAATATCGTTAGATTTCCCAAAGTTATATAAGGTCATTCTTTCCTTTACGTGAAATTTCATGGATATACTATTGCAATTCTCTTCACCGTTTGATAGAATATCACTTGTTCTATGTTATGAATCGAGTCATTCGATTGCACCAGGGAGGTGAAAAGTATGGCAAACATCAAATCTGCTATCAAACGCGCTAAACTTAGCGAAGAGCGTCGTGCACATAACGCTTCTATCAAGTCTGACATGCGTTCTGCTGTTAAAACTGTTGAAGCTTTAGTTACTAATAACGATCTTGAAAATGCTAAAGAAGCTTTCAAAACTGCTTCTAAAAAACTTGACAAAGCAGCTCGTAAAGGTCTTATCCACCAAAACGCTGCAGCTCGTCAAAAATCTCGCTTAGCGAAACAAGTAAACGCGTAAGGCGTTTAAAAAACGATCCATTTGGATCGTTTTTTTATATACAAAAAAGTTCACTTGCTAAGCACGTGAACTTTTTTGTTTCATCACATATGATTTAACCGCATTAAGAAAAACTCAAGTACAAGTTTCTTATCCATTTTTCCCGTTTTCATACTATAATCAGCTTCCGCTAATTCTATAATTACTTTTTTTAATTCTTCAAAAGAGAAAAACTTCGTTTGATTCATCGCTAACTTTACACGATATGGATGCACACCAATATGAGACGCAATTTGATTCTGCCCATAACCACGCTGCTGTAACTCTTTCACTTGATGCAACAAACGGAATTGACTTACTAATAATGCAAGTAATTTAATAGGTTCCTCCTGCTGCGTAAATAATCCATCCAAAATTTGCATCGCACCCGCGATATCCTTTTTCACCACTTTTTCTGTCAAAGCAAACACATTTTGTTCAACTGATTTTGGCACAAGCTCTGCAACGAGTTTCGGTGTAATCTCTCCGCCCATACCGACATATAACGTTAACTTGTCCATTTCCTTCGCCAACATCGTTACATTGCTTCCTACAAGCTCTAACAACAAACTAACAGCTGCATGATCAATATGTACATGCACTTCATCTGCACGAGCAACAATCCACTTCTGAACATCTTGCACTTGCATTGCGTTCGCTTCTATTACATCCGCTGTTTTCTTTAATAGTTTTGTAATTTTTTTTCGTTCATCAAGCTTTTCGTAAGGCGCAACAAAAACAAGAATAGAAAACGGAGAAGGCTCCCCAATATATTCTTCTAAAATTTTTATATTTTGTTCTAACTTTTCTTTTTGTGAAGTTAAAAATAGTGGTGATTTTATTAATAGTACTTTACGCTCTCCGAAAAAAGGAAGTGTACGTGCATCCTCAACCACATCTTCTAAATACGCTTCTTCTAAATCATATGTCACGACATTAAACTCGCGATCTTCCTCTTCAAGCGCTTCTGTTGTAATAAGCTTTATCGTTTCATTTATAAAAAACGCTTCCGTTCCATACAGTAAATACAACGGAGCAAACTGCTTCTTTTTAATTTTTTTATGTATATCACTCATACTTTTTCCTACTCCCTAACTTGGCAATATATATTTATACTAATGCCCTAGCTATTGTTTTACAAGTACAAAGGAACAGGCTGTATAACCCGTCCCTTTATTTATATTAAACGCCACGCAATAAGCCCCGGGTTTCTTATTGGTGTGCGGTAATCACCTTCCCTTTATTATTCACAATAAAAATTCGAGTATAAGTGCCAACTGTTAACATGGTTGGAAACAAAAAATTAACGTTACTTCATGATCTAAAAGTAGTAAAAACGCTCTATTTCTCTTCACATGGAAATTGTAGATTTTTTTCTGACAATATTTTATACTAAAGTGGAATGTTGGGGAGGGATTCTAAATGAATGATTTTGAACAAAATGTTCAAAGTAAACGCAATGACGCTATTGATTCAGGGGTAGGATTTATCGTCTCATTTGGTTTTTTCGCAACACTTTTCATCATTGCAACTGTTATTAAATTTATTGGTTCTTAAAGACTGCTGCTTACTGGCAGTCTTCTTTTTTATTGATTATGTGTTTCATCATATGTGATTTTGCTAAGAAAGGTTCCGTTTTCCCCTTTAAAAACATAGGAAATAGCACCTTGCTTATCCGTACGCCATATTTCAATTCCTCTCTTCTCAAAACGCTCTATAACTTCCTTATGAGGGTGCCCATACCTATTACGCTCACCGACAGAAATAATCGCTATATTAGGCTGTACAGCGCCTAGAAA
This Bacillus paramycoides DNA region includes the following protein-coding sequences:
- the holA gene encoding DNA polymerase III subunit delta gives rise to the protein MSDIHKKIKKKQFAPLYLLYGTEAFFINETIKLITTEALEEEDREFNVVTYDLEEAYLEDVVEDARTLPFFGERKVLLIKSPLFLTSQKEKLEQNIKILEEYIGEPSPFSILVFVAPYEKLDERKKITKLLKKTADVIEANAMQVQDVQKWIVARADEVHVHIDHAAVSLLLELVGSNVTMLAKEMDKLTLYVGMGGEITPKLVAELVPKSVEQNVFALTEKVVKKDIAGAMQILDGLFTQQEEPIKLLALLVSQFRLLHQVKELQQRGYGQNQIASHIGVHPYRVKLAMNQTKFFSFEELKKVIIELAEADYSMKTGKMDKKLVLEFFLMRLNHM
- the lepA gene encoding elongation factor 4 — translated: MNKEERAKRQSKIRNFSIIAHIDHGKSTLADRILEKTNALTQREMKAQLLDSMDLERERGITIKLNAVQLNYKAKDGEEYILHLIDTPGHVDFTYEVSRSLAACEGAILVVDAAQGIEAQTLANVYLALDNNLEILPVINKIDLPSADPERVRQEVEDVIGLDASEAVLASAKAGIGIEEILEQIVEKVPAPTGDSEEPLQCMIFDSLYDPYRGVIAYIRVVNGTVKVGDKVRMMATGKEFEVTEVGVFTPKTTQRDELTVGDVGFLAASIKNVGDTRVGDTITHAKRPAAEPLAGYRKLNPMVFCGLYPIDSARYNDLRDALEKLELNDSALEFEPETSQALGFGFRCGFLGLLHMEIIQERIEREFKIDLITTAPSVIYKVYLTNGEDVIVDNPSNMPDPQSIDRVEEPFVKASIMVPNDYVGAVMEICQGKRGTFIDMQYLDETRVTLTYEIPLSEIVYDFFDQLKSNTKGYASFDYELIGYKPSKLVKMDILLNNEQVDALSFIVHRDSAYDRGKVIVEKLKDLIPRQQFEVPIQATIGNKVVARSTIKAMRKNVLAKCYGGDISRKRKLLDKQKEGKKRMKSVGSVEVPQEAFMAVLKMDDN
- a CDS encoding winged helix-turn-helix transcriptional regulator, producing MSENIRKDIQEKIQNGNFNCEKELTLSIISGKWKVVILWHLGVEGPHRFSELQRLFPSISHKVLSNQLKELMEDGIVDRTVYPEIPPRVEYYMTELGMSLLPIVEMMYDWGKMRMEQIRNTLEK
- a CDS encoding YqzM family protein, whose translation is MNDFEQNVQSKRNDAIDSGVGFIVSFGFFATLFIIATVIKFIGS
- the rpsT gene encoding 30S ribosomal protein S20 encodes the protein MANIKSAIKRAKLSEERRAHNASIKSDMRSAVKTVEALVTNNDLENAKEAFKTASKKLDKAARKGLIHQNAAARQKSRLAKQVNA
- the gpr gene encoding GPR endopeptidase, giving the protein MKEPLDLSKYSVRTDLAVEAHQMLQERQEEQQGIQGVIVKEREEEGITITKVTIDEVASESMGKKPGNYLTLEVQGIRQQDTELQQKVERIFAKEFSYFLEEVGVTKEASCLIVGLGNWNVTPDALGPIVVENVLVTRHLFQLQPESVEEGFRPVSAIRPGVMGITGIETSDVIYGIIEKTKPDFVIAIDALAARSIERVNSTIQISDTGIHPGSGVGNKRKELSKETLGIPVIAIGVPTVVDAVSITSDTIDFILKHFGREMKEGNKPSRSLLPAGFSFGEKKKLTEEDMPDEKSRNMFLGAVGTLEDEEKRKLIYEVLSPLGHNLMVTPKEVDAFIEDMANVIASGLNAALHHQIDQDNTGAYTH
- a CDS encoding YqxA family protein, which codes for MGREDNPLSRFSLLCICSAAICLLMMIAGVALANYGLKSMKGYQQMSYEQIAHMTGTKGEAAESEILEGSFSATEKQKQLESLRSFNVVEGMGMAIASVAYEITKFGTDIVVGKVREIFS